The genomic window AGATTTGAGAATCGGGTTAATTCGCGCCCAGCTCTTGCTTAGACCAGCAATTAAATTAATTACCGTTGCACTTTCTTTACCAGTAGCCTTTTGAACACAATTGGCAATTCTTTTGTCGATAGCTCTTGTAACTAATTTGACTCTTGTTTGAGAGTTGCCACTATCCAAAAGTCTTGCTGCACATCTTTCTTCCCTTCTAGCTTTTGCCTGAACAGGATCTTTGGGTTCACGTTCTTGAGTAGTCCTTGCTGATCTGATTATGCTACTTGTGTGACTACCAAATATTATTTCAGCACTATTAAGAATTTGCTCAATGTCAGATCCAGTACGGTATAGCGGCTTAGCTTCTGCTTCTCCTGCAATTTCATCCATTAGAAGATCTTTCAAGCTTTCGTTTGGGTTCTTTTGATTTTTCTTGGCAAAAGCTTGCTCGACCAAGTCAGCATTAAAACCTCGATCAGTATTCTGTGCAAGTAATTCTCTGTAGTTTTGGTATGCATTCACAGCTCTTTCGATTTTGGCAAAAGATGGGGCTGACCTGAATGCTTGAATTGCATCCCAAATTAGACCGGGTGGGAAAATAAAGTAACTTAGTTTTCTTGCTTTGCTATTGAACTGATTCAAAGGATTCTTCAAAAGACGTTTCATTGCTTTAATATCATTTGTATTAATGTCTTTGAACGCGGCGCTTAACTCATCAACTAATTGTTGTTCTTTGACATGATCATAATGAAAATCACTTGCTTGTGTTCCATTTGGATTTTGTTCTTGCTGGTCTCTGTTTTGTTCTTGAGATCTTTCTCCTTTCTCAAGACTTGCAGCAGCAAGTTCAACATGGTCAGACTCGGCTGTTTTTGCTTTGTGGCCAACATCATCAACAGTCAAGTCCCCTGAATTCAGTGCGGCCGTTTTATCAAATTGCCAGTCCTTGATTTCATGATGCAGTCCAATTTTGTCGACTATTTGACTTAGATCATGCATGTGAGTCCTAGACTGCCGATCATTAGACTCACTGAATAAGCCCCCTTTATCTGTACTAACGGAACTAGTGCTCGGCACCGTTCCGACTTTTTTAGATGTGCTCCCCTGTGATTGGTTTACACCAATTGTTTCTATGTTTGTCATTACCCATTCCTCCCAGAATCGATTATTTGTACTTGGATTATCTGAAACCGGAAACGATACGCTAGTTTTGTTTTCGGTATGCAAATAGCACCATTGCTATTTGTTGTCTTATAGATCTCCTCCACTCCTGGTAATGAAACCTATGGACACATTAAAGCATAGTCATGACCTATAAAGCAAGCTTATTGCGAACTATTCTCAATAAAATTTCTTTAATCTTTCTTTAATATTCCCGTAATCTTATTCATTCCGGTTTGTAGACCCGTTGCTTTAACAGTGGTAGCCTAAAAATAATTGGATTATCAGGCACAAGCAATCATCCTCAAAACATATCGACTGGGAGAAGCCGATAAGATTTTGCATCTATATAGTAGGCAACATGGACCGTTAAGAGCCGTTGCAAAATCAGCGTATAAAATCAAAACCAAAATTGGTGCAAAAGCACAAGTACTCAACTGTCTTGATTTAGTTTTAGCGCAGGGGCAGAATTTGGATATTATAAAAGAAGCAAGTCGAGTAGATAATTTTGGCGGGATTAATTCAAACTACTCCGCTTTGAGTTTGTCTTACTTGATGGTGGATATCCTTGACCATATTGCGATCAATGATGATCAATATCAAGAACCCTTTGATTTATTGTTCAATCATTTAAAACAAATGAATCAAATCTCAATGGGGTCAGATGTTGATCAAGAAGAATTAATGGTAGCGGCAAGCGCTCGTTACCTTTGGCAATTAATTAAGATTCTTGGTTATAAACCTGAACTTGATCACTGTAGCCTAAGTCACAAAAAAAGATCTATTAATCAAATTCCACAATATTTCGATTTTGCAAATGGCTCTATAACTAGCTCTATGGCAAGGTCTCATAGCCTTGAACAGAACCCTTATCAAGATCAAATCCAGGAATTTAGACCAGGGGTTTTCAAAGTCTTGCACTATTTTAATTTGCTTGATACCTATACTCAGAATTTGAAAGCAGACACAATTTTGTATCAACTACGTTCAATGAATGATAGATCAAGATCATTGAATAATAGTCTTGCTTTTTTGCAAAAACACCTAAGCTTTATGATTCATAAAGAATTCAAATCTTGGAAATTAGTAGATGAATTATTGAATCCGAAATTAGCCGAAGCCGCCTAGACTATATAGCCTATATCTAAGCAACTACTATGAACTGTTGATTTGATAATTGATTAATTTGGGTTAGTAATTTCTATGAAGAAAGGACCTATTCTCTTTTTTGCAACATTGGTTTTAGTTGTTTTTGCTAGCCGTTTTGTTATTGCAAGTACGAATGATGAATCTTCGCAAAAACCTTTTCATCTCACATTATTTGATATGGGCAGAGAAATGCTTAACGTTGCACCTGAATACGACTTGAGTGGGACTTTTGATATAGCTAGCGAAAATATTGCTGTGCTGAGTTCAGGCAGAGAACATGTAGAAAGATACATTAATGGCTTCAAAGAAGAGATTACTGAAATAGAAGATGATATCTCTGGCATTGATGTTACAGCCTATGATATCGCCTCTAATGTTAGAGCTTATCAAGGAACTATGGATAATGTGATTGATCAAGCTGGTAAAGAAGCCAAGGTTGCTTCTTCTGATACTCTTAATAAATACCAAAGTGACAAAGTAGATGTTGCAGTGACCAAGTATGAAGACAATGTACCGATACAAAAAGATATTTTCACGCACTCCAAAGAACTCTATAAGGATAAGGATGATCCTAATAGTTTTGGTGTTTTGCCGATATGATACTTTGCCAAACATGCTTTGTCGTCTTTGCATAAACCCTTGCTATAATTAGCGGTATGAAACTCATATGGGCAATTCTTAAAAATATCCTCACTACTATTATTTTCTGGGGAATTATTGCTGCGATAGTTTTTTATGGCTGGAATTTATTTAAAAAGAAACGAGAAGGTCGAACTTTTACCGTTAGTTTTGATCACATTGAAGGACTCTCTAAAGGAGCTCCGATTTATACCCAAGGTGTCAAAATTGGTAAAGTTATTGATATATTTCCTTTAGGCAATACTACTGATTTAGCGGTCAAAGGTTTGATCACAAATAAGGATTATTCAGTACCGAGCTCTGCAGTTGGTGCCAGTATCGTAAGTGATATTGAAGGTGGTGGTGGTAAGATTCTAGAGATCCAATCTCGTCTTAGTAGTCTTGAGCCTGAGCATATTTTAATGGGTAAGAAGCGCGCTTTTAATAAAAATGGAATGACTCTAGCAAAGGCAGAAAGTCCGTTTACAACAAAGCACGCTATGAGATTAATGCGTGACTTTTTTCAGATGACTAAAGACTCGAGTATGACCATGCTGAAGGCTTTTAACTCAGAAAAGAGTGAGAGATATCGAGAAGAGGTTAGTAATAGAGTAAACAATACGATTACTAGTTTGGAATATGGGACTGTTAAAGCTGATGTCAGAAATCAAATTCATGAATTAAATAAAGAAATCAAAGACTTTGAAGCAGGTGTTGATAAAGAAGCTCAAATAGAAAAGGCGATCCAACACTCTGCCCAAGCATTGAGCAACACCATCAATTCTTTTGGTACCCTACAAAGTATTTATAAAAAACACTAGATTTACTCTATAATGTCCAATAACTTTGTTGTGCAATCCCCTCGTTGGTGTTAAGTTTTTAGTGCAGCTTAACCAACAAGGGAACGACCTATGGTCTGGCAATGACTGGTTAGTTTAAAAATTTCATTTTTGATTCGATCCCATCAATTGATGATTTGAGATGACCACCATAGCTGTGCTCTATCTGTGAGAGATTCTCATCATAGCTTAATCTCTGCGCCTCTTTGGCATAAGCAAAATAAGCAAAGTCACCAGCGTTGTAACCATGTGATCCTATTGCTGAAGAGCTAAAAATCTTGTTGCCATTTTTGCTATAAGTCTCTTGACTAATTAAAGAGCCATACTGAAAGTATCTAGTGAAGTTGAGTATCTCACCAGTGGCACTCTCTGCTTGAAACACTAAGATCTCATTGTCTTGGTTTAAAATAAATTTGTGTTTGATGTCTTTAATCTCAACAGTCAATTCTTTATCTGAGCTAATTACACTGTCATCATTTACTTTTGTGATTTTTGCACCAGCAGGCAGTTTGCCGCCATAAAAACTAAGTATCTTTGACTCTAGGTCATCGTTGAGTAAAGGTACAGCAGCGTCTGAGTCATAATCTACTTGTAATTGTTTGTGTTTATTCTTGTAGCTAAGTGTTGCTATGTTGCGATTTTTCTTTGCATCAAAATCAATATCAGTAATCTTGTAGACATCTTGTTCTTTTTTGGAAACACCATCGCTGAAAATATTATTCAAAACCATGTCTTGAATATTCTTGGCGTCAGGAATGGTCATGAATATTACTGAATCCAGTAAACCTCCACCAGCTCTTGCAACTACTTGAAAGACTACACTTGAACCATCCGGTGAAACATCAAAAATAGGATTGATGGTTTCGACAACCTCAGAATCAACTAATTCCACAACTGCTTGGTCGTAGTCGCCCGTTTCATATGCTTGAAGATCCATCAAACTAAGACTTTGATGTTTCTCTTTGCCAAGTTGGTATGAATCAATGCGAAAGGCATAATTGGGATTAGATTTGGCTTGAGTCCAAGAATCGGGGACCGTGATGGTTCCTTGGTTGATCGCTTGGGCCGCAATTGGTGCAACGTAGCATAATACTAATGCAAGAAAATAACGAAACATACAATAGGCTCTCCTGTGTTTGGGCTAGGTCAGATGACCTATGAATGATATGCACCGCTTTGGTTAAGAGAGCTTTAAGAAGCTTGATATAATAAACAAAGAAGATGAAAGAAGCAATTAAAACAATCATTTTACCGGTATTTCATATCATCCAAAAAATCCTTAGTGTTTTAAAAAACCATGTTTTACCTGTAGATTCAAAGAAAAGACCTACAGGTACTACTAGTTATAAAATATTTTGTGAAGAAGAAATTACAGCCGGATATGAGCATTTCAAGAAGTATTTTTATAAGGCGATTTTTTTAGAAAGAGAAAAAATTCGTGAATATGCAATCAAGCAAGCTCTCCGGAACGATATTGGACACGAATATCAGTATTTGGAATTTGGGGTTTATACTGGTACCTCTGTCAATAAATTTGCTCAATACCTTAAAGGTAGACCAATTTATGGTTTTGATAGTTTTAAGGGATTGAGAGAGGATTGGGTTGGTCATGAGCTATCCTTTGGTACTTTTGATTTGGATGGCAAGGTTCCTAAATTAAACAAGAATGTAGTTCCTATTAAGGGTTGGGTTCAAGATACTTTACCTGATTACTTAAAAGAGCATCAACCAAAGATCAATTTTGTTCATATGGATATGGATACTTATGAAAGTACCAAGTTCGTTTTGGAAAATATCAAACCATTTTTATTCCAAAATTCCATAATTATTTTTGATGAATTATACAACTTTGCTGGCTGGAGAGTGGGTGAATATAAGGCTTTGACAGAAGTCTTTGAAGAACATGAATATAGGTTTTTGGCTTTTGCCAAATCAAGTGCACAAGCTGTGATTCAAGTGATTTAACAAAGGAGACAATTGCTTTTTACTGAATTTGAGTTTTGGTTATTTTTTCCTATTGTGATGATTGCACTATGGATCAATAGAAGATTTATAGCTAGCATAAAAATACAAAACTATTTATTGTTGATATCAAGTTATATCTTCTATGGATACTGGGATTGGCGTTTTTTGATATTGATTATTTTTTGTACGCTTCAGACTTATTGCTTGGCTGGGGCTATGAGTGACAAAGAAGAGAGCAAGTTTAGAAACACAAGACTCTTGTGGATTAGTGTTTTGCTCAATCTGGCAATTCTTGGCTATTTTAAATACGCCAATTTCTTTTATGCTGAAGCGCTCAATCTCTTTAAGCAGCTTGGTTATACTGGCTCAACTTCGACATTGAATATCCTTTTGCCGGTAGGAATATCCTTCTATATATTTCAGTCGTTGACCTATGTTATTGATGTTTATCGTGGGCATTTGAAAAAAGAAACTTCATTAGTTAATTATGCTACTTATATAGCGTTCTTCCCTCAACTCGTTGCTGGTCCTATTGAAAGAGCTGCAAATCTATTGCCGCAATTTACTAGTTTGAGGCAGGTAACAGAGAAACAAATATATCAAGGAGTTCGTTTAATTATTTTTGGTTTGTTTCTCAAGGTTGTGGTGGCTGATAGCTTGGCACCTGTTGTTGATGATATTTTTGCTTGGTATGAGAATTTTAATGGAGGAGTGCATGCACTTGGAGCAATTTATTTTGCGGTACAGATTTATGGAGATTTTTGCGGTTACTCAATGATAGCGATTGGTGCAGCTAGTTGTATGGGTTTTCGTTTAATGACCAATTTTGATACACCTTATTTTTCTCATTCAATTCAGGAATTCTGGAGACGCTGGCATCTCTCTCTCAGTAGTTTTTTTAGAGACTATGTTTATATACCACTTGGAGGTTCAAGAGTATCAGAAGCTAAAATATTACGCAACTTGATATTGGCTGCTACGATAAGCGGTTTATGGCATGGAGCCAATTGGACTTTTATTGTTTGGGGCTTTTTACATGGAGTTTTGCTGGTGATCCAACGCAAATTTAATCAATACCTCCACATACCGGAACCCATAACCAAACAGGGTATTACCGGATTCTTGTTTAAAATAGCTTCTTGGGCTTTGACATTTAGTTTGGTTGCTCTTTTGTTAGCTGTGTTTCGTAGTGAGACAGTTACAGATGCTTATCTCTATATTAAAGAGATTTTCTGTAGTTTCAAGATGCCTGATCATTATGTTAGATCTTTGGTTTTCGTGATATTAATGTTTTTAGGTGACTGGATATTAGTCAATAATAATAGACTTGTGAGAAATATAACTTCAAGTGAAATATTTGACTATGCAATTTTTATCATTTTAATAATGTTAATTATAGATGCATTCATAATGAATGATTCAAGAGACTTCATCTATATGCACTTCTAATGAGATTCTTTTTTACTATTTTTATTTCAATTTTGCTAATAAGTCTTTTATTGGTATCCATATCATTACAAATCCCTTTGTCAAAAGTTGAAGAAGACAATAATCTCATTGGCATTATATTAATTCAAGACAAACTTCTAGAAGGTCTGGGACAAAAGCGAATTATTCTATTAGGCGGTTCGTCTCTTGGATTAGGAGTCTCCGCCAGGATGATTACCGCACGAACTGGTTTGCAGACCATAAATACAGGAAGACGCGGTGGTCTTGGTTATGGAAATATTTGGGATTTGTATAGTCCCTATTTTGATAAAACACAGGATCTCATTGTGATTTCACCTGAGGCTGAAATGATTACGAGTGGAGGTAGACCTTTGGGTTTTGCCATTTGCGAAATGAGTACATTAAAGTTGACTGATTGGAAAACAAATTTACTGTGTAGTGGACGACATGCTAAGCGTGTAATTAAAAAAATGATTGGTTTTCGAGAGACAAAATCGCACTATAGTAAAAGTGATTTTGATGAATTTGGAGATTACTCGGTTGAGCTGATTCCGAGATCACCGTTTGGACGTGTGACACGAAGATGTGATGAGATGCCTTCAAAGAAGCAGTTTGATGATTACTTAAGGTTCTTTGAAGATAAAAAACTACTTGGCTATAACATACTTTATATACCGAGTATCACTTTTAAAGATGCTTGTTTAAGTTCTCTGCCTCGGATTTTGGAAATAAATACAATTTTGACAGAAGCTTTTGGTTCAAAGCTTCCTGA from Cyanobacteriota bacterium includes these protein-coding regions:
- a CDS encoding MlaD family protein is translated as MKLIWAILKNILTTIIFWGIIAAIVFYGWNLFKKKREGRTFTVSFDHIEGLSKGAPIYTQGVKIGKVIDIFPLGNTTDLAVKGLITNKDYSVPSSAVGASIVSDIEGGGGKILEIQSRLSSLEPEHILMGKKRAFNKNGMTLAKAESPFTTKHAMRLMRDFFQMTKDSSMTMLKAFNSEKSERYREEVSNRVNNTITSLEYGTVKADVRNQIHELNKEIKDFEAGVDKEAQIEKAIQHSAQALSNTINSFGTLQSIYKKH
- a CDS encoding MBOAT family protein; translated protein: MSDKEESKFRNTRLLWISVLLNLAILGYFKYANFFYAEALNLFKQLGYTGSTSTLNILLPVGISFYIFQSLTYVIDVYRGHLKKETSLVNYATYIAFFPQLVAGPIERAANLLPQFTSLRQVTEKQIYQGVRLIIFGLFLKVVVADSLAPVVDDIFAWYENFNGGVHALGAIYFAVQIYGDFCGYSMIAIGAASCMGFRLMTNFDTPYFSHSIQEFWRRWHLSLSSFFRDYVYIPLGGSRVSEAKILRNLILAATISGLWHGANWTFIVWGFLHGVLLVIQRKFNQYLHIPEPITKQGITGFLFKIASWALTFSLVALLLAVFRSETVTDAYLYIKEIFCSFKMPDHYVRSLVFVILMFLGDWILVNNNRLVRNITSSEIFDYAIFIILIMLIIDAFIMNDSRDFIYMHF
- a CDS encoding class I SAM-dependent methyltransferase, which translates into the protein MKEAIKTIILPVFHIIQKILSVLKNHVLPVDSKKRPTGTTSYKIFCEEEITAGYEHFKKYFYKAIFLEREKIREYAIKQALRNDIGHEYQYLEFGVYTGTSVNKFAQYLKGRPIYGFDSFKGLREDWVGHELSFGTFDLDGKVPKLNKNVVPIKGWVQDTLPDYLKEHQPKINFVHMDMDTYESTKFVLENIKPFLFQNSIIIFDELYNFAGWRVGEYKALTEVFEEHEYRFLAFAKSSAQAVIQVI
- the recO gene encoding DNA repair protein RecO encodes the protein MDYQAQAIILKTYRLGEADKILHLYSRQHGPLRAVAKSAYKIKTKIGAKAQVLNCLDLVLAQGQNLDIIKEASRVDNFGGINSNYSALSLSYLMVDILDHIAINDDQYQEPFDLLFNHLKQMNQISMGSDVDQEELMVAASARYLWQLIKILGYKPELDHCSLSHKKRSINQIPQYFDFANGSITSSMARSHSLEQNPYQDQIQEFRPGVFKVLHYFNLLDTYTQNLKADTILYQLRSMNDRSRSLNNSLAFLQKHLSFMIHKEFKSWKLVDELLNPKLAEAA